In Lachnospiraceae bacterium, one DNA window encodes the following:
- the uvrA gene encoding excinuclease ABC subunit UvrA, producing the protein MPKQYIKIRGANEHNLKNISVDIPRDELVVLTGLSGSGKSSLAFDTIYAEGQRRYMESLSSYARQFLGQMEKPEVESIEGLSPAISIDQKSTNRNPRSTVGTVTEIYDYMRLLYARIGIPHCPKCGREIHKQTIDQMVDQIMAMPERTRIQLLAPVVRGRKGEHVKVLEQARKSGYMRVRIDGNLYELSEEIKLEKNIKHNIDIIVDRLVVKEGIENRLTDSIETVMSLSNGLMTVDVIGGEPVNFSQSFSCPDCGISIDEVEPRSFSFNNPFGACPECFGLGYKMEFDEDLMIPDKSLSISQGAIVVMGWQSCTDKGSFTRAILDALAEEYHFSLDTPFQDYPKEIHDIIIYGTGGREVKVRYKSQRGEGIYDVAFEGLIENVNRRYKETFSENSKAEYETYMRITPCPACKGQRLKKESLAVTVGGLNIYQATNMSIVKFKEFMDKLTLTPMQQTIGASILKEIRARISFLIDVGLDYLSLSRATGTLSGGEAQRIRLATQIGSGLVGVAYILDEPSIGLHQRDNDKLLKTLLHLRDLGNSVLVVEHDEDTMRAADCIVDIGPGAGEHGGQIVAVGTAEEIMKNPDSITGAYLSGRLQIPVPDQRRTPTGWITVRGAEENNLKKIDVSFPLGVMTCVTGVSGSGKSSLVNEILYKSLAKKLNRARTIPGKHKCIEGVEQLDKIIAIDQSPIGRTPRSNPATYTGVFDLIRDLFASTADAKAKGYNKGRFSFNVKGGRCEACSGDGIIKIEMHFLPDVYVPCEVCGGKRYNRETLEVKYKGKSIYDVLDMTVEDALKFFENVPSITRKIQTLYDVGLGYVRLGQPSTELSGGEAQRIKLATELSKRSTGKTIYILDEPTTGLHFADVHKLIEILRRLSEGGNTVVVIEHNLDVIKTADYIIDIGPEGGDKGGTVIAKGTPEEVAESPVSYTGKYVKRYLGH; encoded by the coding sequence ATGCCAAAGCAGTATATAAAAATACGCGGCGCAAATGAGCACAATCTTAAAAATATATCCGTAGATATCCCAAGAGATGAATTGGTGGTCCTCACCGGACTTTCCGGTTCCGGCAAGTCATCTCTGGCTTTTGATACTATTTACGCAGAGGGCCAGAGACGTTATATGGAGTCTCTGTCTTCCTATGCAAGGCAGTTCTTAGGACAGATGGAAAAACCGGAAGTAGAAAGCATAGAAGGTCTTTCACCGGCTATTTCCATTGACCAGAAGTCCACCAACCGGAATCCACGTTCTACGGTAGGAACTGTGACGGAGATCTATGACTATATGCGTCTTCTCTATGCCCGTATCGGTATCCCACACTGTCCAAAGTGTGGCAGGGAGATCCACAAACAGACCATCGACCAGATGGTAGACCAGATCATGGCTATGCCAGAGCGGACCAGGATACAGCTTTTAGCTCCGGTTGTCCGGGGAAGAAAGGGCGAACATGTTAAAGTACTGGAACAGGCCAGAAAAAGCGGCTACATGCGTGTTCGTATTGACGGGAATCTGTACGAGCTTTCAGAGGAGATCAAATTAGAGAAAAATATTAAGCACAATATTGATATCATTGTAGACCGTCTGGTAGTAAAAGAGGGGATTGAAAACCGTCTGACAGACTCTATTGAAACGGTTATGTCCTTAAGCAACGGCCTGATGACTGTAGATGTGATCGGCGGGGAACCGGTGAATTTCAGCCAGAGCTTTTCCTGTCCGGACTGTGGTATCAGTATTGATGAAGTAGAACCCAGGAGCTTTTCCTTCAATAACCCCTTTGGCGCATGCCCGGAGTGCTTTGGTTTAGGCTATAAGATGGAATTTGATGAGGATCTGATGATCCCGGATAAATCTCTTTCTATCTCCCAGGGGGCTATCGTGGTTATGGGGTGGCAGTCCTGTACAGACAAGGGAAGCTTTACCAGAGCTATTTTAGATGCCTTGGCAGAAGAATATCATTTCAGCCTGGATACCCCATTTCAGGATTATCCAAAGGAGATCCATGATATCATCATCTACGGCACCGGCGGTCGTGAGGTAAAAGTCCGTTATAAGAGCCAGAGGGGCGAGGGCATTTACGATGTGGCTTTTGAAGGGCTTATTGAAAATGTAAACCGACGATATAAAGAGACATTTTCAGAAAACTCCAAGGCAGAATATGAAACTTATATGAGGATCACTCCATGTCCGGCATGTAAGGGACAGCGACTGAAAAAGGAGTCTCTGGCAGTTACAGTAGGCGGTCTGAACATTTACCAGGCCACCAACATGTCCATTGTGAAATTTAAGGAATTTATGGATAAGCTGACACTGACACCTATGCAGCAGACCATTGGTGCCTCTATTTTAAAAGAGATCAGGGCACGCATCAGCTTCCTTATTGATGTGGGGCTGGATTATCTTTCACTTTCCCGTGCTACGGGCACACTTTCCGGCGGTGAAGCCCAGAGGATTCGCCTGGCGACTCAGATCGGCTCTGGTCTGGTGGGAGTGGCTTATATTCTGGATGAGCCGAGTATCGGACTTCACCAGAGAGATAATGATAAATTGCTGAAAACTTTACTGCATCTGCGTGATCTGGGAAACAGCGTTCTGGTAGTAGAACACGATGAAGATACCATGCGTGCAGCGGACTGCATTGTGGATATCGGACCGGGAGCCGGGGAACATGGTGGACAGATTGTTGCAGTGGGAACTGCAGAAGAGATCATGAAGAACCCGGATTCCATAACAGGTGCCTATCTCAGCGGCCGCCTGCAGATCCCGGTTCCTGATCAGCGGAGAACACCAACCGGCTGGATCACAGTGCGTGGTGCAGAAGAGAATAACCTGAAAAAGATCGATGTTTCCTTCCCACTGGGAGTGATGACCTGCGTTACCGGTGTATCCGGTTCCGGTAAAAGCTCTCTTGTAAACGAGATCCTATATAAATCCCTTGCAAAGAAGTTAAACCGTGCAAGGACCATTCCTGGAAAGCATAAATGCATTGAAGGAGTGGAGCAGTTAGATAAGATCATTGCCATTGATCAGTCTCCAATTGGACGTACTCCACGTTCCAATCCGGCTACATATACCGGTGTATTTGACCTGATCCGTGACCTGTTCGCTTCTACAGCAGACGCAAAGGCAAAAGGCTATAACAAGGGAAGATTCAGCTTTAACGTAAAAGGCGGCCGGTGCGAAGCCTGCTCCGGCGATGGTATCATTAAGATCGAGATGCACTTCCTTCCGGATGTATATGTGCCATGTGAAGTCTGCGGCGGAAAGCGTTATAACCGTGAAACACTGGAGGTAAAATACAAGGGAAAGAGCATTTATGATGTCCTGGATATGACCGTGGAAGATGCCTTGAAATTCTTTGAAAATGTGCCTTCCATTACCAGAAAGATCCAGACATTATACGATGTAGGTCTTGGTTATGTCCGTCTGGGTCAGCCGTCTACGGAACTTTCCGGTGGTGAAGCCCAGCGTATTAAGCTGGCTACGGAGCTTTCCAAGCGCAGCACCGGAAAGACCATTTATATCCTGGATGAGCCTACCACGGGACTGCATTTTGCTGATGTCCACAAGCTGATCGAGATCCTTCGTCGTTTATCTGAGGGTGGAAATACGGTTGTAGTTATTGAACATAACCTGGATGTGATCAAAACCGCAGATTATATCATTGATATCGGCCCTGAAGGTGGTGATAAGGGGGGAACCGTCATTGCCAAAGGAACTCCTGAAGAAGTAGCAGAAAGCCCGGTTTCCTATACGGGAAAATATGTGAAAAGATATCTGGGACATTGA
- a CDS encoding MarR family transcriptional regulator, protein MDTGKVINKISNRLRRRSVALQEKLGMSGAQGNILNYILVDGRKRPVYQKDIEKEFGLRPSTATEALKNLEAKGLICRISEKQDGRLKRIELTSKAEEIRHLITSEIAESENLLLKGITEEERRIFIEIGKKMLKNLDEAE, encoded by the coding sequence ATGGATACAGGAAAAGTAATCAATAAAATATCTAACCGCCTGCGCCGCAGGTCGGTGGCTCTCCAGGAAAAACTGGGAATGAGCGGAGCTCAGGGGAATATTTTAAATTATATCCTGGTAGACGGCAGGAAAAGGCCTGTTTATCAGAAGGATATTGAAAAAGAATTCGGCCTGCGGCCGTCTACGGCTACGGAAGCGCTGAAAAATCTGGAAGCCAAGGGTCTCATCTGCCGGATCAGTGAAAAACAGGACGGCCGTTTAAAGCGGATCGAACTTACATCAAAGGCAGAGGAAATCCGTCATCTTATTACCAGTGAGATCGCTGAGTCAGAAAATCTGCTGCTAAAAGGTATTACAGAAGAGGAAAGACGGATTTTTATTGAAATTGGCAAGAAAATGCTTAAAAATCTGGATGAAGCAGAATAG
- a CDS encoding MATE family efflux transporter has product MEQQKKDTNDQELMRSMKVSKAVAAMAIPSVISSLVTVVYNMADTFFVGQTGDALQVAAVSLTNPIFILLMAFANMFGMGGSAVASMAMGEGKPQKVKNTTAFITYASLTVGVGAAVLLLACMSPILKIFGANGETYEYAKGYVQYIAWGAPFIIWSAAASFVVRSEGASKEAMIGSMVGTIANIVLDPLFITGLHMGAAGAAIATTIGNILASLYFVWYFLKKSRQLSILPKDFTLREQISGRVCAIGLPTAIFSALMSVSTIVINQILVKYGNAPVAAIGIVFKANMFITFLQMGLANGVQPLLGYSYGAGNISRFREVERFTKICCLVTGIAATVLYFIGREPIIRMFISDDEVVYYGVKMLVAYMISGPVIGMLFVNMNCMQSVNHSLPATILSVMRQGVLLIPLLYVLQFFWGMEGVIYGQSITDYIAVFLSAVLRRNIRKKL; this is encoded by the coding sequence ATGGAACAACAGAAAAAAGACACCAATGACCAGGAACTGATGCGTTCCATGAAAGTATCAAAAGCAGTAGCAGCTATGGCAATCCCCAGTGTGATCAGTAGCCTGGTCACAGTGGTCTACAACATGGCAGATACCTTTTTCGTAGGACAGACAGGCGATGCCCTTCAGGTGGCGGCAGTCAGCCTGACAAATCCTATTTTTATTCTCCTTATGGCCTTTGCCAATATGTTTGGTATGGGCGGAAGCGCAGTGGCATCTATGGCCATGGGAGAGGGAAAGCCGCAGAAAGTAAAAAATACTACGGCTTTTATTACATATGCCAGCCTGACTGTAGGTGTTGGGGCAGCAGTGCTTTTATTGGCGTGTATGTCGCCTATCCTGAAAATTTTTGGCGCAAATGGGGAAACCTATGAATATGCTAAAGGTTATGTTCAGTATATTGCCTGGGGAGCGCCTTTTATCATCTGGTCTGCGGCAGCCAGCTTTGTAGTACGGTCAGAAGGCGCCAGCAAAGAAGCCATGATCGGAAGTATGGTGGGAACCATTGCAAACATTGTACTGGATCCGCTGTTCATTACTGGGCTGCATATGGGAGCTGCCGGTGCAGCCATTGCGACCACCATTGGAAATATCCTTGCAAGTCTGTATTTTGTATGGTATTTCCTGAAAAAATCCAGACAGCTGTCCATCCTTCCGAAAGATTTTACATTGAGAGAACAGATTTCAGGAAGAGTCTGCGCCATCGGCCTTCCCACCGCTATTTTTTCCGCTCTTATGAGCGTATCTACCATTGTTATCAACCAGATCCTGGTAAAATATGGAAATGCGCCGGTAGCCGCCATCGGTATTGTATTTAAAGCGAATATGTTTATTACATTCCTGCAGATGGGATTGGCTAATGGAGTACAGCCATTATTAGGTTACAGCTATGGCGCTGGAAATATCAGCCGGTTCAGGGAAGTAGAGCGTTTTACAAAGATATGCTGTCTTGTGACCGGTATTGCGGCTACAGTGTTGTATTTTATAGGAAGAGAACCGATTATCCGCATGTTCATCAGTGATGATGAGGTGGTTTATTACGGTGTGAAGATGCTCGTTGCATACATGATCTCAGGTCCTGTGATCGGTATGCTGTTTGTAAATATGAATTGCATGCAGTCTGTAAATCATTCGCTTCCGGCAACGATCCTTTCTGTTATGCGTCAGGGCGTCCTCCTGATCCCACTTTTATATGTATTACAGTTTTTCTGGGGAATGGAAGGCGTAATTTATGGACAATCCATTACAGATTATATAGCTGTATTTTTATCAGCTGTTCTCAGGAGAAATATAAGAAAAAAGCTGTAA
- a CDS encoding ABC transporter ATP-binding protein/permease produces MKTEHSVLKVILHTVKQNKRICMTLFASVLGSAGFALLPPLILAKAIDCLTSGQAFPLALALSYFGLLLLTNTATSLRESLLTIFGQRITHKLRTVLCQKVSHLPADAFVSHDSGAIASRFVGDVDTVEELFTSGIISMFTDTCQLCGIFFVIFAKNRGLAILLLFVLPVVFFYTRHVQKCMLASQLNNRAAIAKAAGHVPETLRCIRTIHNLHKEMYMEEKYSEFLEDSYKAVDKTNFYDAVYSPVILISNALTIAIVMVLSSLKNGEVQLFFGMSAGTAAAVISYITQVFTPLESIGMEIQTIQSAAAGVHRINEFLDLPERKIAAEHIAENNLDPFFTYPIEFQNVTFRYEENDPNIFQGLSFSIKEGEHVTLTGRTGAGKSTIFKLLLGLYDPQEGQVLIQGQPASALSDSQRRKIISCVEQNFSLVPGTIRDQITLFDPAISNEQAQYAAQLTGLDEVIGHFPDGYDTPCRPDFFSQGQWQLISIARAVAANPRILLLDEITANLDANTEKNVLAALDRAGNGRTVLSISHRLYESLNLKGQSSGRQIAIDRTL; encoded by the coding sequence ATGAAAACAGAACATTCTGTCCTTAAGGTGATCTTACACACTGTAAAACAAAATAAAAGAATATGCATGACTTTATTTGCATCTGTGCTGGGATCTGCCGGCTTTGCCCTTCTCCCACCTTTAATACTTGCAAAAGCCATTGACTGCCTTACGTCTGGCCAGGCCTTTCCTTTAGCTCTGGCTCTGTCTTATTTCGGGCTGCTTCTATTAACAAATACTGCCACATCCCTACGTGAAAGCCTTTTGACCATCTTCGGACAGCGTATCACTCATAAACTGCGCACTGTTTTGTGCCAGAAAGTCAGTCATCTGCCTGCAGATGCCTTTGTTTCCCATGATTCCGGAGCCATTGCTTCCCGTTTTGTAGGGGATGTAGATACTGTGGAAGAACTTTTTACTTCCGGTATCATCAGCATGTTTACCGATACCTGCCAGCTTTGTGGTATTTTCTTTGTGATCTTCGCAAAAAACCGCGGTCTGGCAATCCTGCTGCTTTTTGTACTTCCTGTTGTATTTTTCTACACCCGTCATGTACAAAAATGTATGCTTGCATCCCAGTTAAACAACCGGGCTGCCATTGCAAAAGCTGCCGGTCATGTACCTGAAACTCTGCGCTGCATCCGCACTATCCACAATCTTCATAAAGAAATGTACATGGAAGAAAAATATAGTGAATTTCTGGAAGACAGCTATAAAGCGGTAGATAAAACCAATTTTTATGACGCTGTTTATTCACCGGTCATCCTTATTTCCAACGCCCTTACGATCGCCATTGTCATGGTCTTATCTTCTTTGAAAAATGGGGAAGTCCAGCTGTTTTTCGGAATGTCTGCCGGTACTGCTGCCGCTGTTATTTCTTATATTACACAGGTATTTACACCACTTGAAAGTATTGGCATGGAAATACAGACCATTCAATCCGCCGCTGCAGGTGTTCACAGGATCAATGAATTTTTAGATCTTCCAGAACGGAAGATCGCGGCAGAACATATTGCTGAAAATAACCTGGATCCATTTTTCACATATCCGATTGAATTTCAAAATGTTACCTTCCGATATGAAGAAAATGACCCTAATATTTTCCAGGGACTTAGTTTTTCTATTAAAGAAGGGGAACATGTCACTTTAACCGGACGCACTGGTGCCGGAAAAAGCACCATTTTCAAACTGCTTCTGGGACTTTATGATCCACAGGAAGGCCAAGTGCTGATCCAGGGTCAACCTGCATCTGCGCTTTCTGACAGCCAGAGGCGGAAGATCATCAGCTGTGTGGAACAAAATTTTTCCCTTGTTCCAGGAACGATCCGGGATCAGATCACTTTATTTGATCCGGCTATTTCTAATGAACAGGCACAATATGCTGCTCAGCTTACTGGTCTGGATGAAGTCATAGGCCATTTTCCTGACGGTTATGACACTCCCTGCAGACCCGATTTTTTTTCCCAAGGACAGTGGCAGCTGATTTCCATTGCCAGAGCAGTGGCCGCCAATCCCCGCATCCTGCTGTTGGATGAGATCACCGCCAATCTGGACGCAAATACAGAAAAAAATGTACTTGCCGCTTTAGACCGGGCTGGAAATGGACGTACTGTCCTTTCCATCAGTCACAGATTATATGAGTCCCTGAATCTTAAAGGCCAAAGCAGCGGCCGGCAGATTGCCATCGATCGGACTCTTTAA